A genomic segment from Bacteroidales bacterium encodes:
- a CDS encoding ferritin family protein: MKAFTSVDDILDFAIQNEQEAVDFYASLAREARNEEMSNVFTQFAREEMGHKSRLLAIKSTGQFDLGKEKVMDMKLADYLVDMQPHPGMTYPEALVLAMKKEKNAFRLYLDLSNKAPTPELAGLFLSLAQEESRHKLRFELEYDEFVLKEF; the protein is encoded by the coding sequence ATGAAAGCATTCACATCGGTTGATGACATACTGGATTTTGCCATTCAGAATGAGCAGGAAGCGGTTGACTTCTATGCCAGCCTTGCCCGGGAAGCCCGCAATGAAGAGATGAGCAATGTGTTCACCCAGTTTGCACGGGAGGAAATGGGACACAAGTCACGGCTTCTTGCCATTAAATCCACGGGACAATTTGACCTTGGAAAAGAGAAGGTCATGGACATGAAACTGGCTGACTACCTGGTGGATATGCAGCCACATCCCGGAATGACCTACCCGGAGGCGCTGGTGCTGGCCATGAAGAAGGAAAAGAATGCCTTCAGGCTTTACCTTGACCTTTCGAACAAAGCACCGACACCTGAGCTGGCAGGTCTGTTCCTGTCGCTCGCCCAGGAGGAAAGCCGCCATAAGCTCAGGTTTGAGCTGGAATACGATGAATTTGTTTTAAAGGAATTCTGA
- a CDS encoding glycosyltransferase family 39 protein, which produces MKSFSAKKTGHIILLAVLLVAAFLRLLDLAGFSFSNDELSALYRVRFDHFRDLVSQGFYVDGHPGGVQVFLYYWVKLAGTTEFAVRLPFALAGILAVYVAYRLGKRWFTATAGLFCALLVAILQFPLLYSQIARPYVTGLLFVLMTAWFWTRLVFDGEELNRRSKIFCITGYILSTTLCLYNHYFSFLMAGIIGLTGLFFIKRSTRLPYLLSGAISILLFLPHLSITLNHLRIGGVGLWLGKPSWDFLFRHIFYIFNESWYLLVVVVGIAAWMMWKQRLSNPFTTFRLLALLWFFLPMIIGFIYSRTVNPLLQHSVLIFSFPFLIYFLFSFAEPVLNRSTLLLLVFLFAAGLVSLLAEKRYYRTQHFGEFRDIARQVASWDQKYGADDITRAINVNHPWYVDFYLKREGSQATFAQYENRGGKDLLDLKHIVSRSTTSHFVYAWTKPTPTETEDIVREFFPYVVEKHLYGGLSAVGLYAREAPVVPIAEPEPLLVVRNGFEQAGRWKADPDQRDTALVYGGSYSYRLDPMTEYSPAFDTVLHKISQKPIRYIKVSLWGLIPPSHGTTPIVISVDDTKGQNYVWASMNMENFLDPSSWGKAYFNYDLPRIRSSGDRLKIYVWNPDKYAFNIDEMEIRFYE; this is translated from the coding sequence ATGAAATCATTCTCTGCGAAAAAAACAGGGCACATCATTCTCCTGGCGGTCTTGCTCGTGGCTGCTTTTTTGCGGCTGCTTGACCTTGCCGGGTTTTCGTTTTCCAATGATGAGCTCAGCGCGCTTTACAGGGTCAGGTTCGATCATTTCCGCGATCTGGTTTCTCAGGGATTTTATGTGGATGGTCATCCCGGTGGCGTGCAGGTGTTCCTTTATTACTGGGTGAAGCTGGCCGGCACAACGGAATTCGCTGTCCGCCTGCCCTTTGCGCTGGCTGGAATCCTGGCCGTCTATGTGGCTTACAGGCTGGGAAAACGGTGGTTCACTGCCACCGCAGGATTGTTTTGTGCACTTTTGGTGGCCATCCTGCAGTTTCCGCTCCTCTACAGCCAGATCGCACGGCCGTATGTAACCGGATTGCTGTTTGTCCTAATGACCGCCTGGTTCTGGACCCGCCTGGTCTTTGATGGTGAGGAACTTAACCGGCGGTCGAAAATTTTCTGCATCACCGGGTACATCCTGTCAACAACGCTTTGCTTGTACAATCATTACTTCAGTTTTCTGATGGCCGGCATCATCGGGCTGACGGGCTTGTTTTTCATAAAGCGCTCCACCAGGCTACCCTACCTGCTGAGCGGTGCAATCAGCATTCTTTTGTTCCTGCCTCACCTGTCCATCACGCTGAACCACCTTCGAATCGGCGGGGTTGGACTGTGGCTGGGAAAACCTTCCTGGGATTTTTTGTTCAGACACATATTTTATATATTCAATGAATCCTGGTACCTGCTCGTTGTGGTCGTTGGCATTGCCGCCTGGATGATGTGGAAACAGCGCCTGTCAAACCCGTTCACGACATTCCGGCTGCTGGCCCTGCTCTGGTTCTTCCTGCCGATGATCATAGGATTCATCTATTCCAGGACCGTCAATCCACTGCTGCAGCATTCGGTTCTGATCTTTTCCTTCCCATTCCTCATTTATTTTCTGTTCTCGTTTGCTGAACCCGTCCTGAACCGTTCCACACTGCTGCTTCTTGTTTTTTTGTTTGCGGCGGGCCTGGTCAGCCTTCTGGCTGAAAAAAGATATTACCGTACCCAGCATTTCGGGGAGTTCCGGGACATCGCCCGCCAGGTAGCCTCCTGGGACCAAAAATATGGTGCTGACGACATCACCCGGGCCATCAATGTCAACCATCCCTGGTATGTTGATTTCTATCTGAAAAGGGAAGGCTCGCAGGCAACCTTCGCACAGTATGAGAACCGGGGAGGCAAGGATCTCCTGGACCTGAAACATATCGTCTCCCGGAGCACCACCTCCCACTTCGTTTATGCCTGGACAAAACCTACCCCCACGGAAACGGAGGATATCGTGCGGGAATTTTTCCCCTATGTTGTTGAAAAGCATCTTTACGGAGGCCTGTCAGCCGTTGGCCTGTATGCCCGGGAAGCTCCTGTCGTTCCGATAGCGGAGCCTGAGCCGTTGCTGGTGGTCAGGAACGGGTTTGAACAGGCCGGCCGGTGGAAGGCTGACCCTGACCAGAGGGACACAGCGCTCGTTTACGGAGGATCTTACAGTTACCGCCTTGATCCGATGACCGAGTACAGTCCGGCTTTCGATACGGTTCTTCACAAAATATCCCAAAAGCCAATCCGTTACATCAAAGTGTCATTGTGGGGACTGATCCCTCCCAGTCACGGGACAACGCCAATCGTCATATCCGTCGACGACACAAAAGGTCAGAATTATGTCTGGGCATCCATGAATATGGAAAATTTCCTGGATCCGTCCTCCTGGGGAAAAGCGTATTTCAATTACGACCTGCCCCGCATCCGGTCATCCGGTGACCGGTTGAAGATCTATGTCTGGAACCCGGATAAGTACGCCTTTAACATCGATGAAATGGAGATCCGATTTTATGAGTAG
- a CDS encoding DNA gyrase/topoisomerase IV subunit A produces the protein MDEQDDIVQEEEAAPSPDKKGGTEEVHKIRHLSGLYESWFLDYASYVILERAVPDVYDGLKPVQRRILHAMKELDDGRYNKVANIIGHTMKYHPHGDVSIGDALVQLGQKELLIDAQGNWGNILTGDSAAAPRYIEARLSKFALEVVFSPKITEWRASYDGRNKEPVTLPVKFPLLLAQGVEGIAVGLASKILPHNFNELLDASVSILEEKDFTLFPDFPTGGLADFSKYNEGLRGGRVRIRARIVQQDKRTLVITELPFGVTTSSLIETIIAANDKGKIKIRKIDDNTASQVEILVHLATGVSPDTTMDALYAFTDCEISISPNACVILDGKPRFLDVKEILRISTTHTMDVLKKELQVRKFELQEELLFASLEKIFIEKRIYRKIEECQTWESVIETIDTNLNPYKKKFFRPITVDDITRLTEIKIKRISRFNAFKADEIINERTAELDEVENHLEHVTDYTVNYFRKIQKKYGASYPRKTEIRNFDTIEAAMVAAASQKLYVNREQGFAGTGLKKDDYVCDCSDLDDMIVFRADGSFIVTKVLEKSYVGENVIHIDIFKKNDDRTIYNLVYQDGKQGGVYIKRFPVVGIVRDKEYLITRGKPGSRILYFTANPNGEAEIIKVYFKPKPKMKILSMDFDFGQVSIKGRNTQGRMLTHKAVRKVVKGEEGVSTLGAIDVWYDDTVRRLNYDGRGDYLGAFAGDDKIITVQQSGVYRINGFDLSAHFEEDMIRIRKFEPEEILSVVYIEGETQAPYLKRFQAEVSVKKINFIGDDPKARLVLVSFDPAPQLEISFMPNPRRKTEREIIQVAEFIAVKSNKARGKRITTFPCESFRFLETESPEPAPEPATEENARESRPNDEVVQDESVNERDPVDETRDQVISDELQRSDLEKDELKEMKERRKEEEPRQMELDF, from the coding sequence ATGGATGAACAGGATGATATAGTACAGGAAGAAGAAGCTGCTCCGTCACCGGACAAAAAAGGCGGGACAGAGGAGGTTCACAAGATCAGGCATCTTTCGGGACTTTATGAAAGCTGGTTCCTGGACTATGCCTCCTATGTGATCCTGGAGCGCGCGGTACCGGATGTATATGATGGGCTTAAACCCGTACAGCGGCGTATCCTGCACGCAATGAAAGAGTTGGATGACGGAAGGTACAACAAGGTTGCCAACATCATCGGCCATACGATGAAGTACCATCCCCACGGCGACGTTTCCATCGGGGATGCACTCGTTCAGCTGGGCCAGAAAGAGCTGCTGATCGATGCCCAGGGCAACTGGGGCAACATTCTGACCGGCGACAGTGCTGCTGCACCCCGTTACATCGAGGCACGCCTTTCCAAATTCGCACTGGAGGTCGTCTTTAGCCCGAAAATTACGGAATGGAGAGCGTCGTATGACGGACGAAATAAGGAACCCGTAACCCTGCCCGTTAAATTCCCCCTGCTGCTTGCCCAGGGGGTGGAAGGGATCGCCGTAGGACTTGCTTCCAAGATACTCCCTCACAATTTCAACGAACTGCTGGATGCCTCGGTCAGCATCCTGGAGGAAAAAGATTTTACACTTTTTCCCGATTTCCCGACAGGAGGACTCGCGGATTTCAGCAAATACAACGAGGGACTGCGTGGCGGCAGGGTCAGGATACGTGCACGCATCGTACAACAGGATAAGCGAACCCTGGTGATCACCGAGCTGCCCTTCGGGGTGACCACCTCCTCCCTCATTGAAACAATCATCGCAGCCAACGACAAGGGAAAGATCAAGATCCGCAAGATTGACGACAATACGGCCAGCCAGGTCGAGATCCTGGTCCACCTGGCCACGGGCGTGTCGCCGGATACCACCATGGACGCACTCTACGCCTTCACCGATTGCGAAATCTCGATTTCACCCAACGCCTGCGTGATCCTCGACGGGAAACCCAGGTTCCTGGATGTGAAGGAAATCCTCAGGATTTCCACCACCCATACCATGGATGTCCTCAAAAAAGAACTCCAGGTCAGAAAGTTCGAGCTCCAGGAAGAATTGCTGTTTGCATCGCTGGAAAAAATTTTCATCGAGAAACGGATCTACCGGAAAATAGAAGAATGTCAGACCTGGGAATCGGTGATCGAAACCATCGACACGAACCTGAATCCTTACAAAAAGAAATTTTTCAGGCCGATCACGGTTGATGATATCACCCGGCTGACGGAAATCAAGATCAAACGCATCTCCAGATTCAACGCGTTCAAAGCCGATGAGATCATCAACGAACGGACCGCTGAGCTGGATGAAGTTGAAAATCACCTGGAACACGTTACGGATTATACGGTGAACTATTTCCGTAAGATCCAGAAAAAGTACGGCGCATCCTACCCAAGAAAAACCGAAATTCGGAACTTCGACACCATCGAAGCAGCGATGGTGGCTGCTGCCTCCCAGAAACTCTACGTGAACAGGGAACAGGGATTCGCCGGTACGGGATTGAAAAAGGATGACTACGTCTGCGACTGCTCGGACCTTGATGATATGATCGTTTTCAGGGCCGACGGATCGTTCATCGTGACTAAAGTCCTGGAAAAGTCGTATGTCGGCGAAAATGTGATCCATATCGACATCTTTAAAAAGAATGACGACCGCACCATCTATAATCTCGTCTATCAGGATGGCAAACAGGGAGGGGTGTATATCAAGCGGTTTCCGGTGGTCGGCATCGTCAGGGATAAGGAATACCTGATCACCAGGGGCAAGCCGGGCTCCAGGATCCTCTATTTCACGGCGAATCCCAATGGAGAGGCGGAGATCATCAAGGTGTACTTCAAACCCAAACCCAAAATGAAGATCCTGTCGATGGACTTTGATTTCGGACAGGTTTCGATCAAGGGTAGAAACACTCAGGGCCGGATGCTGACACATAAGGCCGTCAGAAAAGTGGTCAAGGGAGAAGAGGGCGTGTCGACACTCGGCGCGATCGATGTCTGGTACGATGATACGGTCAGGCGGCTGAACTACGACGGAAGGGGAGACTACCTGGGGGCCTTCGCCGGCGATGACAAGATCATTACCGTTCAGCAGTCCGGCGTTTACCGGATCAATGGTTTTGACCTCTCCGCCCATTTCGAGGAAGATATGATCAGGATCCGCAAATTCGAACCGGAAGAGATCCTCTCCGTTGTTTACATCGAAGGAGAAACCCAGGCGCCCTATTTAAAACGTTTCCAGGCTGAAGTTTCCGTAAAAAAGATTAATTTTATTGGCGACGACCCGAAAGCCCGGCTCGTGCTGGTCAGCTTCGACCCGGCACCGCAGCTGGAGATCAGCTTTATGCCCAACCCGAGGAGAAAGACCGAAAGGGAGATCATCCAGGTGGCGGAGTTCATCGCAGTTAAAAGCAATAAGGCGCGCGGCAAACGGATAACCACCTTTCCCTGCGAATCGTTCCGGTTCTTAGAAACCGAATCACCGGAACCTGCTCCGGAGCCTGCAACCGAAGAAAATGCCCGGGAAAGCCGGCCCAACGATGAAGTCGTGCAGGATGAGAGCGTAAATGAACGGGATCCAGTTGACGAAACCCGGGACCAGGTCATTTCCGATGAATTACAACGTTCTGATTTGGAAAAAGATGAGTTAAAAGAGATGAAAGAACGGCGGAAGGAGGAAGAACCCCGCCAGATGGAGCTGGACTTCTAA
- the gdhA gene encoding NADP-specific glutamate dehydrogenase: protein MDIERIMLDLEKKHPGELEYHQAVREVLESIEEIYDNNPQFETAGILDRIIEPDRILTFKVPWLDDHGKVHVNLGYRVQFNNAIGPYKGGLRFHPSVNLSILKFLGFEQIFKNSLTTIPMGGAKGGSDFNPKGKSNNEIMRFCQSFMLELWRIIGPEIDVPAGDIGVGGREIGFLYGMYKKLMLEHTGVLTGKGLGWGGSLVRPEATGFGAVYFVKEMLKLKGEEINGKTFAVSGFGNVAWGAVTKINELGGKVLTISGPDGYIYDPDGISGPKISYMQNLRASNEDIVRPYSFEFPGSQFHQGKRPWEVKCDIAMPCATQNELEKADAEQLVANGCQCVAEGANMPCTPEAIEVFQEAKIQYAPGKAVNAGGVATSGLEMSQNAMKLGWPREEVDNRLHGIMTSIHATCVTYGKDKNGYVNYVKGANVAGFMKVANAMLDQGIV, encoded by the coding sequence ATGGACATAGAAAGAATTATGCTTGACCTGGAAAAGAAGCATCCCGGTGAACTTGAGTATCATCAGGCGGTCAGGGAGGTGCTGGAATCGATTGAAGAAATTTATGACAACAATCCGCAGTTTGAAACGGCAGGGATTCTGGATCGGATCATTGAGCCCGACAGGATCCTGACCTTTAAAGTACCCTGGCTGGATGACCACGGGAAGGTGCATGTCAATCTTGGATACAGAGTGCAGTTCAATAATGCCATTGGTCCCTACAAGGGAGGATTGCGTTTTCACCCGAGTGTGAACCTCAGCATATTGAAGTTTCTCGGATTTGAACAGATTTTCAAGAACAGCCTGACCACGATTCCAATGGGAGGTGCCAAAGGCGGATCGGATTTCAATCCGAAAGGCAAGTCCAACAATGAGATCATGCGTTTTTGCCAGTCGTTCATGCTGGAGCTCTGGCGCATCATTGGACCGGAGATCGATGTACCGGCCGGCGATATTGGCGTTGGCGGCCGTGAGATCGGTTTTCTTTACGGAATGTACAAGAAATTGATGCTGGAGCATACGGGTGTCCTGACAGGAAAAGGATTGGGCTGGGGCGGAAGCCTGGTACGTCCGGAAGCCACCGGCTTCGGAGCCGTTTACTTTGTGAAGGAGATGCTGAAGCTGAAGGGTGAAGAGATCAACGGAAAGACCTTTGCTGTTTCAGGATTCGGTAATGTGGCGTGGGGAGCCGTGACCAAGATCAACGAGCTGGGAGGCAAGGTGCTGACCATCTCCGGCCCGGATGGATATATCTATGATCCGGACGGCATTTCAGGTCCCAAGATTTCCTATATGCAGAACCTAAGGGCCTCCAATGAGGACATTGTTCGTCCCTACTCGTTTGAGTTCCCGGGTTCGCAGTTCCACCAGGGCAAGCGCCCGTGGGAGGTGAAATGCGACATTGCGATGCCGTGTGCCACTCAGAATGAGCTTGAAAAAGCCGACGCTGAGCAACTGGTTGCCAATGGCTGCCAATGTGTTGCTGAAGGTGCCAACATGCCCTGTACGCCGGAAGCCATTGAGGTCTTCCAGGAAGCAAAGATACAATATGCCCCGGGTAAGGCAGTCAACGCAGGAGGTGTTGCCACTTCCGGCCTTGAGATGTCGCAGAATGCCATGAAACTGGGATGGCCGAGAGAAGAGGTGGATAACCGCCTGCACGGGATCATGACCAGCATCCACGCCACTTGCGTGACCTACGGAAAAGATAAAAATGGTTATGTTAACTATGTGAAGGGTGCCAATGTGGCTGGTTTTATGAAAGTTGCCAATGCCATGCTGGACCAGGGAATTGTCTGA
- a CDS encoding toxin-antitoxin system YwqK family antitoxin: MSSIKQLMFAGVISLLLLVTGCQRTVTTYWENGLKKSELSFRGKTFEGISTWWHSNGNKQMEASYHNNLLDGKSTRWFYNGNVESITFYSGGLKNGPAITFSESGEKVSEENYRNDSLEGPYTTWFPGVGIRITGFFDHGLYDSTWTYFNEQGRRIGEGRFEKGTGTQVGFYPSGKVMREIPYVENKKHGEERWYGEQGNLERVLVFENDRLISERSGE, encoded by the coding sequence ATGAGTAGCATAAAACAGCTTATGTTTGCCGGGGTGATCAGCCTGTTGCTGCTGGTAACCGGCTGCCAGCGTACAGTGACCACCTACTGGGAGAACGGATTGAAAAAATCGGAGCTTTCTTTCAGAGGGAAGACATTCGAAGGGATTTCGACGTGGTGGCATTCCAACGGGAATAAGCAGATGGAGGCCAGTTATCACAACAATCTGCTCGATGGCAAATCGACACGATGGTTTTACAACGGGAATGTTGAATCCATCACCTTCTATTCCGGCGGCCTGAAGAATGGCCCGGCAATCACATTTTCGGAATCAGGAGAGAAGGTCTCCGAAGAAAATTACCGGAACGACAGCCTGGAAGGGCCATATACGACCTGGTTCCCTGGAGTAGGGATCCGGATCACCGGTTTTTTTGACCACGGATTGTACGACAGTACCTGGACATACTTCAATGAGCAGGGCAGGCGTATCGGTGAGGGTAGGTTCGAAAAGGGTACCGGAACACAGGTGGGCTTTTATCCATCGGGTAAGGTGATGAGGGAGATTCCGTACGTGGAGAACAAAAAGCACGGAGAAGAACGATGGTATGGTGAACAGGGGAACCTCGAACGGGTCCTGGTCTTTGAAAATGACCGGCTGATATCAGAACGGTCAGGCGAGTAA
- a CDS encoding BatA domain-containing protein: MQFVHPYFLFGLLAVSIPIIIHLFNFHRYRKVYFTNVRSIRNLKQETRKRSKLKHLILLALRILTIVALVMVFAQPFVPVNKQAADMNRKNLVVVYLDNTFSMESVTGSITLLDLAKNKARELAGAYRTSDEFLLITNDFEGKHNRLLSKEEFTELIDEVTFSPVHRNLSEILRYASDERFRSGEKNHLAYLLTDLQKNLFDWPKLSPDSSLSVYLVPLQADKPSNVYIDTCWFENPVQNLLSQAVLRARVCNLSETDLEKVPVRLSVNGSQKGLANIDIPANHTVKIAIPFIHYEAGIHSGVLSLEDYPVRYDDQFYFSYLVSEFIPVLNVYQGKENAYLRAVFGRDSTFVFDQSFTGSLDYTSFGQYRLIILDGLDEISSGLAQELKRFVENGGSLVIFPGDATNTESYNLFLSAAGSAAYLPLDTADTKAIAINSDHPLYQDVFETIPENIDLPVVHKHYPIARLSRSDQEWLMNLQNGSMFLSVQSVSNGLVYLASVGLTDAFSNFQKHAVFVPTLFNMAMLSHQRQKLFYTIGYDEVIELRGNILQGDRTFRISSPEKDFSFIPEHQVVDSRTYLFTHDQVRQSGSYLLESDELAVTGLSYNYDRRESLMEFYTPDEVTAQFNKAGMQDVMSISDTKQPFSLILEELNRGVRLWKWFAVIALAAIAAEALIIRFWK, translated from the coding sequence ATGCAATTTGTCCACCCTTATTTTCTTTTTGGATTACTGGCTGTTTCAATACCCATTATCATCCACCTTTTCAATTTCCACCGGTACAGGAAGGTTTATTTCACCAATGTCAGGTCTATCCGCAATCTGAAGCAGGAAACCCGGAAGCGTTCAAAGCTGAAACACCTGATCCTTCTGGCCCTCAGGATCCTGACCATCGTTGCGCTGGTCATGGTGTTTGCACAGCCGTTTGTTCCGGTAAACAAGCAGGCGGCGGATATGAACAGGAAAAATCTCGTCGTGGTCTATCTGGACAATACCTTCAGCATGGAATCGGTAACCGGCAGCATCACCCTGCTGGATCTGGCAAAAAATAAGGCACGGGAGCTGGCAGGTGCCTACCGCACTTCCGATGAGTTCCTGCTGATCACCAATGACTTCGAGGGGAAACACAACCGGTTGCTGTCAAAAGAGGAATTCACGGAACTGATCGATGAAGTGACCTTTTCCCCCGTGCACCGCAACCTGTCGGAGATCCTCAGGTATGCATCCGATGAACGATTCAGGTCAGGGGAAAAGAATCATCTGGCCTATCTTCTTACCGACCTGCAGAAAAACTTGTTTGACTGGCCGAAGCTATCACCCGACTCCAGTCTGTCGGTCTACCTGGTTCCCCTTCAGGCCGATAAACCTTCCAATGTTTATATTGATACCTGCTGGTTTGAAAACCCGGTCCAGAACCTGCTCAGCCAGGCTGTTCTGAGGGCCCGGGTATGCAATCTTTCTGAAACGGACCTGGAAAAGGTGCCGGTCAGGCTTTCGGTCAACGGATCGCAGAAAGGACTTGCCAACATCGACATTCCTGCGAACCACACTGTCAAGATTGCGATCCCGTTCATCCATTACGAGGCCGGTATACACTCCGGTGTATTGTCACTGGAAGATTATCCGGTCAGGTATGACGATCAGTTTTATTTTTCTTACCTGGTCAGTGAGTTCATCCCTGTGCTGAATGTTTACCAGGGTAAAGAGAATGCTTACCTCAGGGCTGTTTTTGGCCGGGATTCGACCTTTGTCTTCGATCAGAGTTTTACCGGCAGTCTGGATTACACCTCTTTCGGCCAATACCGCCTGATCATTCTCGATGGACTGGATGAGATTTCATCCGGGCTGGCCCAGGAACTTAAGCGCTTCGTTGAGAACGGGGGCAGCCTGGTCATCTTCCCGGGTGATGCTACGAATACCGAAAGCTATAACCTGTTCCTCTCTGCCGCAGGCTCTGCAGCCTACCTGCCACTGGACACAGCTGATACAAAAGCGATCGCCATTAATTCAGACCATCCCCTCTACCAGGATGTATTTGAAACGATCCCGGAAAATATTGACCTCCCAGTGGTACATAAACATTACCCGATCGCGCGTCTGTCAAGAAGTGACCAGGAATGGCTGATGAACCTTCAAAACGGCAGCATGTTCCTGAGCGTACAATCGGTAAGCAATGGTCTGGTCTATCTGGCTTCCGTCGGCCTGACGGATGCGTTTTCGAATTTTCAGAAGCATGCCGTGTTCGTGCCCACCCTGTTCAACATGGCCATGCTGAGTCATCAGCGTCAGAAGCTTTTTTATACCATTGGATATGATGAGGTGATTGAACTGCGCGGTAACATCCTGCAGGGGGACCGGACGTTTCGGATCAGCAGCCCGGAGAAGGATTTCTCGTTCATTCCCGAGCACCAGGTCGTTGATTCAAGAACGTACCTGTTTACGCACGACCAGGTAAGGCAATCAGGTAGTTATCTTCTGGAGTCGGACGAGTTGGCGGTTACAGGCCTTTCCTATAATTATGACCGGCGCGAATCGCTGATGGAATTCTACACACCGGATGAAGTTACGGCTCAGTTCAACAAGGCGGGGATGCAGGACGTTATGAGCATAAGCGACACCAAACAACCTTTTTCGCTGATCCTGGAGGAGCTCAACAGGGGCGTGCGGCTGTGGAAATGGTTTGCAGTCATTGCACTGGCAGCCATTGCGGCTGAGGCGCTGATCATACGGTTCTGGAAGTAA